The Roseimicrobium gellanilyticum DNA segment AGCTCTGGAATCAGAAGGGCACCGGCCGTGCTCGTATGGGCAGCGTCCGCTCTCCCATCTGGCGTGGGGGTGGTATCGTCTGGGGCCCCCGCCCTCGCGATTACTCCAAGAAGATCCCGCAGAAGATCAAGTCGCTGGCCCTCCGCCGCGCCCTGACCTCCCGCATTGAAGACGGCGCTGTTCTCACCACCGCGAACTTCTCCATCCAGGACGGCAAGACCAAGAGCTTCATCAAGACGCTCAGCGGTCTCACCGACGCGAAGAAGGTACTCGTGCTTGCCAGCGCCTTCGATGAAAACACCTTCCTCAGCGGTCGCAATGTTGCCAGCGTGCAGCTTCTGAATGCCGCCGACGTGAACGCTGAACACCTCCTCAACTTCGAGAAGATCGTCGTAGTGGGAGACGCCCTTGAAATCCTTGCCAAGAGGACTGCCTAAATGAAAGACCTTTCCTACGCCATCAAAACGATCCGCCTCAGTGAGAAGGCCACCCTTCTCGGTGAGAAGCTGAACGAATACGTCTTCAAGGTCGATCCACGCGCCAACAAGATCGAGATCAAGCAGGCCGTGGAGAAGCTCTTTGGCAAGAAGGTCGTCGACGTTCGCACCATGAACTACTCCGGCAAGGAGCGCCGCCGTGGCGCCCGCGCTGGCCAGACTTCCGACTGGAAGAAGGCCGTTGTCCGCCTCAAGGAAGGCGAAACCATCGAGCTCGCCTAGTCGATATCCGCCTCGTTCGTCCCTGTAGAAATTTTCCCCTTATCGCGTCATGGCTCTTAAGACATTCAAGCCCAACACGCCCTCAAACCGGTTCAAGCAGCTCCCTGCCTTCGAGGAAATCACGAAGCACACCCCGGAGCGCAGCCTGACCGAGGCCCTGCGCAAATCGGGTGGCCGCAACAACACGGGTCGCATCACCTGCCGTCACATCGGCGGTGGTCACAAGCGCCGCTACCGTCTCATCGACTTCAAGCGCTCCCGCCGTGATGAAGCTGCCAATGTAGTTGGCATCGAGTACGATCCAAACCGCTCCGCTCGTATTGCGCTCATCCAGTTCCCGGATGGCCAGAAGAGCTACATCCTTGCTCCCGCCAACCTCGAAGTGGGCGCCAAGGTGACCGCCGGTGAGAAGGCCCAGCCCGAACTTGGCAATGCCCTTCCGCTGCGCAACATCCCGCTCGGCACGCAGATTCACAACATCGAGATCAACCCTGCCCAGGGTGGCAAACTCGTTCGTGCTGCCGGCCAGGCCGCGGTGCTTTCCAACCGTGAAGGCCGCTACGCGCTCATCCGCCTGCCCTCCGGTGAAATCCGCAAGATCCTTGCTGACTGCTACGCCACCATTGGTCAGGTCGGCAACACCGACCACATGAACGTCATCAGTGGCAAGGCTGGCCGTACCCGCTGGCTGGGCGTCCGCCCCACTGTTCGCGGTATGTGCATGAACCCCATCGACCACCCGAACGGTGGTGGTGAAGGCCGCTCCAAGTCCGGTGGTGGTCGCCAGCACCTCCTCAGCCCCTGGGGCCATGCCAAGGGCCAGAAGACCCGCAGCAAGAAGAAGCATTCGAACCGCCTCATCGTGCAGCGTCGCAACGCCAAGTAATCTTTTCCGAACCTCTGACTTAGCTCGTTACCTGCCATGGGACGCTCACTTAAAAAAGGACCTTTCATCAACCAGAAGCTGCTCTGGAAGATTGACACCCAGAATGAAGCCGGGACCAAGCGCCCCATCAAAACTTGGGCTCGCGCTTCGATCATCCCTCCGGATTTCGTTGGCCACACCTTCCTGGTGCACAATGGCAAGGACTTCATCAGCGTGTATGTGACCGAAAACATGGTCGGACATCGCCTCGGTGAATTCTCGCCGACCCGCGTATTCAAGGGCCACGGCGCGCACACCGCCAAGGTCACCAAGTAAAGATACCTGTCACCGAGTTTCCCATCTCTTTCTCCACCGTCATGTCACTTCTCCGCAACATCGCCCGCAAAGGCACTGCCGCGCTTCTCGCGCTGGTGGCGCTTGGCGCTGGCCATGTGCAGGGACAGCAGAACCTGGCGGTGGAATTGAAGGAAGCTCAGATGACCCTCACGGCGGCGCTTACCCGCGTCTCCGACGTCGAAGCGCGTCTAACCAAGGCGCGCGAACAGGTGAACGCCCTGGCGGAAGCCCTCGCTGCCGCCAACGGTGAGTCCCAGCAGACCCGCGAGGCCTATGAACGCATCCGCGTGCAGATGGAAGGTCTCGGTATGGCTGCGCTGGACGCCAGCAACAACGAGACGAATCAGCGTCTGCTCGCCGCTCTGAGCGACATCCGCATCTTGGAGACCCAGAATCGCTCCCTCACGGACGCGCTCTATCAGCTCTCGGTAGCCAGTCTCGAATATGCCAAGGCTGCCGGTCCTGTGCAGGGCCAGCCCAAGATCAAGTTTGATGAAGGCCTCGCCTCTGCGGAGAAGGCCCTCGCAAAAGTGCAGTCCGCGAAGCAGCCAGTCGGCGACTTCGACCTTCAGAATGCCCGTGTCGTGAGCCTGAAGGACGACGCTGGTATCCTCATTCTCAATGTCGGATCGCGCCACGGGGTGCATCCCGGCATGCCCTTTTCCATCTACCGTCAGGACAAGCCTGTCGCCCGTGCTCTCGTTGTCGATGTCCGCAATGGCATCTGCGGGGCCGTGTTGCAGGAGCTCGTCAGCAAGGATGAACCCGTCAAAGTAGGGGACACCGGCCGCGTCGAGCCCGTGAAGAGTTAACTGGAAGCAAGCCAAGCCATGGAAGTCAAATCCGTCACGAAATTCGCAAGAATCTCCGATCTCAAGGCCCGGGAAGTTGCCCGCGCCGTGCAGGGGATGCCCGTCTCGCAGGCCCTCAGCGTGCTCAACTTCACTCCGAAGAAGGCCGCCCTCTTGATCGGCAAGACCCTCCGTTCCGCCATCGCCAATGCGGAGAACAATCATGAGCTTGATGCGGATGACCTTTACATCAAGAGCGCCACGGCCACGAAGGGCCCGGTCCTCAAGCGCATCATGCCCCGCGCCCGTGGATCCGCAGCCGGCATCAAGAAGCGCATGAGCCATCTCACGATTGTCCTGGCCCAGAAGCCGGAAGAAAAAGAAGAAGCGAAACCCAAGCGCGCCGCCAAGTCGAAGAAGGCCGCTGAGAAAGCCTAGTCAGCAGCCAGATTCCCAACCCTTTCAAATACTATGGGCCAAAAAGTCAATCCAATCGGATTCCGTCTCGCCGTCAACAAGGACTGGCGCTCGAAGTGGTACGCCCCGGAGAAGGACTATGCGGAGTTCCTGCATGCTGACCTTGCCATTCGCGACTACCTCAAGAAGAAGCTTTCCTCAGCGGCGCTCGCCAAGATCGTCATCGAGCGCGCCTGGAATCTGGTTCGCGTCACCCTGCACACCGCGCGTCCCGGTCTCGTGATCGGTCGCAAGGGCCAGGAAATCGAAGTGATGAGCAACGAAATCTCCAAGATGTGCGGCGGCAAGTCCGTGAAGATCGACATCCTTGAGATCAAGCAGCCCGAGATCGACGCCCAGCTCGTTGCTGAGAGCGTGGCGACCCAGCTTGAGCGCCGTATCTCTTTCCGCCGTGCGATGAAGCGCGCCGTGCAGACCGCGATGGACATGGGTGCTGATGGCATTCGTATTCGCTGCGCCGGCCGTCTCGGTGGTGCGGACATCGCCCGCGCTGAGCAGTATCGCCAGGGCAAGGTGCCGCTTCAGACTCTTCGTATCAACATCGACTACGGCTTCACCGAAGCCCGCACCGTGTACGGCATCATTGGCGTCAAGTGCTGGCTCAACCGCAAGCCTGAAGTGGAAGGAGCTCCCGCTCCTGAGCGCCGCCAGGAACGCCGCCCCCGCCGTGAAGGTGATCGTGGCGACCGTGGTCCGCGTGGTGGTGGTGGCGGCGGATATCGCGGTGGTGACCGCGGTGATCGTGGTGGTGACCGTCAGGCCTCCGCGCCTGCCCCGGCTCCCGCCGAAGCGCCCGCTGCGCAGTAAGTTTTTTGAATCGCTTTTAACACTGGAAACAAAGGAAGGATCTGAGTCATGGCAATGCTGCCCAGCAGAGTTAAGTATCGCAAAACCCAGCGCGGAAGCCGCGCGGGCAATGCCACCACGTGCAACAAGATCAGCTTCGGCGAGTATGGCCTGCAGGCTCTGGACCGTCACTGGCTCAAGAGCAATCAGATCGAGGCCTGCCGTGTGGCGATTACCCGCCACCTCAAGCGTAAGGGCAGCGTGTTCATCCGCATCTTCCCACACAAGCCTGTCACGGCCCGTCCCCCGGAAACCCGAATGGGTAAAGGTAAGGGCGCTCCCGAATTCTGGGTGGCAGTGGTGTACCCCGGCACGATGCTTTTCGAAATCTCCGGTGTGAGTGAAAACCTTGCGCGTGACGCCTGCCGTCTGGCCGCCAACAAGCTGGGTATCCGTACCCGCTTCGTGACCCGCCAGTCCATGATGCACTAGTCATCCCCGAGCAACCAAGCTGCAGAACAGAACGCGCCAAACCAGCGATATGAAAGTCCAGGAACTCAGGGAACTGACCAACGAAGAAATCGCCGTCCGTCGCCGCGAGGCGAGGCAGGAACTGCTGCACCTCAGCGTGCAACAGGCCAGCGGACAGGTGGAAAACACCGGACGGTTCCGTCAGATCAAGCGCGGTATTGCGCAGATGGAAACCATCCTTTCCGAGCGTCGCCTCAACATTGTGGTGACCAGCGGACCGAAGAAGGAGAAGAAGGCCAAGGCCGAAGCTCCCGCGGCTGACAAGCCCGCCGCAAAGAAGGCAGCCAAGAAGGCCGTGAAGAAAGCCGCCAAGAAGGCTGAATAAGCAATTCAACAGAGACACCAACGATGAGCGAAACGCAAACCAGTGCAGCCACCACCGAACCGCGCCAGGCGGTGAAGAAGACCCGTGTGGGTGTGGTCGTGTCCGACAAGATGTCCAAGACCATCGTGGTCGAAGTGGAGCGTCGGGTGCCGCATGCCCTCTTCAAGAAGATCGTCCGCAAGACCTCCAAGTTCTATGCGCACGATGAAGAGGCGAAGGCCAAAATCGGCGACAAGGTGCGCATCGAGGAGACCCGTCCGATGAGCAAGCTGAAGCGCTGGAAGCTCGTCGAAGTGCTCGCGCACTAAATTATTTTACGAAACCCCAACTGAACCACTCGAGGGAGGATCTGGCTTATGCTGCAAATGGAGTCCGAAATCGCGATTGCCGACAACACCGGCGCTCGCATGGCTGAGATGATTGGTGTCATCGGCCGCAAGAACAAGCGCACCGCGGACATCGGTGACATCATCACCGCGCACGTGCGTGTTTCCACCCCCACCGCCCAGGTGAAGAAGGGTGAAGTGGTCCGCGCCGTGGTGGTGCGCACCGCCGCCCCCATCCGCCGTGCGGACGGTTCCGTCCTGCGGTTCGACAAGAACGCGATTGTCATCATCGACAAGGACAACAATCCCCGCGGCAGCCGCATCTTTGGCCCAGTGGCCCGTGAGCTGCGTGACCGCAACTTCATGAAGATCGTTTCTCTTGCCCCAGAAGTGCTATGAGCCGTATCAAGACCCACGTTAAGAAGGGTGACCTCGTCGAGGTGACCTCCGGAGTAGAACAGGGCAAGCAGGGCCACGTCCTGCAGGTCCTTCCCCAGAAGGGCTACGTGCTCGTGGAAGGCGTGCGCATGATCAAGAAGTCAGTGCGCCCCTCCCAGGACAAGCCCCAGGGCGGATTCGCCGAGCGCGAAGGCACCATTCACATTTCGAATGTGAAAGTTGTTGAATCCAAGAAATAACAAGCCATCTTGACAGCCCGTTTTTCGCGGCCCCCCGATGGGGCTGCGGGGTTAGAAACCAAGGGAATCTGCTAATGCAACCGGAACTGCTTACTCATTACAAAGAAAAGGTCGTCGACCAACTTCGCAAATCACTGGAGCTTGAAAACGTTCACCAGGTGCCTCGCCTGGAAAAGATTGTGCTGAACTGCTCCGTGGGCAAGGAACCCGACCGTAAGCAGGCTATCGAAGATGCGGTGAAGGAAATCAGCCTCATCACCGGTCAGAAGCCCGTCATCACCCTCAGCAAGAAGGCCATCGCCAACTTCAAGCTTCGTGAAGGTGAAGCCATCGGCGTGAAGGTCACCCTGCGTGGCCGCCGCATGTATGACTTCATGATGCGTCTGGTGAAGACCGCCATCCCGCGTATCCGCGACTTCCGTGGCGTCACCCCCCGTGCCTTTGACGGCCGTGGCAACTACACGCTCGGTGTTGCTGAGCAGAGCATCTTCCCCGAAATCGAGCTGGACAAGATCAAGCGCTCCCTCGGCTTCGACGTGACCTTTGTCACTTCCACGAACAACGATGACCATGCACGCGAGATGCTGCGCGCACTGGGCATGCCGTTCCGCACCCGCACGCAGCAGCCCAAGAAGGAAGAAGCTGCCTCCGCCTAAGCCGCCAAAAGTATAGACTGAGGATTATCCATGAGTGTTGTCACCGACCCAATCGCCGACTTCCTGTCGCGAATCAAGAACGCCAGCCGCGCGGCCAAGACTGAGGCACTTGTGCCCTTCTCCCGCATGAAGGCTGAGATCGCCCGTATTCTGCAGGAAGAAGGCTATGTCTGGTCTTACGAAGTTGTCACCCCGGAAGGTGGCAAGCCCACCATCAAGGTGAAGCTCAAGTATCAGGGCCGTACTCCCGCCATCACGGATGTGAAGCGCGTGAGCAAGCCTGGTCTGCGTCAGTATGTGGGCTCCGATGAAGTGCCCAAGGTGCTTGGTGGACTCGGAATTTCCATTCTCTCCACGCCGAAGGGCGTGATGACCGGCGCCAAGGCGCGTCGTGCGAAAGTCGGCGGCGAACTGCTCGCTCAAATTTGGTAAGGAGGACCTGAATCATGTCACGCGTAGGTAAACAACCCATCCAGCTCCCGGACAAGGTCACCGTGAAGGTGACGGACTCCAACGTCCATGTGGAAGGTCCCAAGGGCAAACTCGACTACACCCTTCCCGAAGGTGTGAACGTCTCCCAGGAAGGCCAGAACATCGTGGTGAAGCGTGAGAGCGAAGACCGCAAGGTCCGCGCCATGCACGGCACGGTGCAGCGCCTCATCAGCAACATGGTCCAGGGCGTGAGCGCAGGCTTCCGCAAGGATCTTGAAATCCACGGCGTGGGTTTCCGTGCTGCGGTGAAGGGCACCAATCTGGACCTCAGCCTTGGCTACTCCCATCCGCTGCTTCATCCCATCCCGAAGACCCTCAAGGTCGCCGTTGCTGAAAACACCAAGATCAGCATCGAAGGCATCGACAAGCAGCTCGTCGGTCAGTTCGCGGCAGATGTCCGCAACTACTACCCGCCGGAACCCTATAAGGGCAAGGGCGTGCGCTACGTCGGCGAATACGTCCGTCGTAAGGAAGGCAAGAGCGTGAAGTAACGAATCTTTTCAGGCAATCATCATGGCTACGATCAATCGCAAAGCTAACCGGCGCCGCATTCATGCGCGTATCCGGAAGAACCTCACCGGCACGGCGGAACGTCCGCGTCTGGCGGTTCATTTC contains these protein-coding regions:
- the rplD gene encoding 50S ribosomal protein L4, giving the protein MSATTLTLDAAKQASINLVEDPAKGLQALHETVVAYRANRRQGTACTKTRNEVAGSGKKLWNQKGTGRARMGSVRSPIWRGGGIVWGPRPRDYSKKIPQKIKSLALRRALTSRIEDGAVLTTANFSIQDGKTKSFIKTLSGLTDAKKVLVLASAFDENTFLSGRNVASVQLLNAADVNAEHLLNFEKIVVVGDALEILAKRTA
- the rplW gene encoding 50S ribosomal protein L23, translated to MKDLSYAIKTIRLSEKATLLGEKLNEYVFKVDPRANKIEIKQAVEKLFGKKVVDVRTMNYSGKERRRGARAGQTSDWKKAVVRLKEGETIELA
- the rplB gene encoding 50S ribosomal protein L2 → MALKTFKPNTPSNRFKQLPAFEEITKHTPERSLTEALRKSGGRNNTGRITCRHIGGGHKRRYRLIDFKRSRRDEAANVVGIEYDPNRSARIALIQFPDGQKSYILAPANLEVGAKVTAGEKAQPELGNALPLRNIPLGTQIHNIEINPAQGGKLVRAAGQAAVLSNREGRYALIRLPSGEIRKILADCYATIGQVGNTDHMNVISGKAGRTRWLGVRPTVRGMCMNPIDHPNGGGEGRSKSGGGRQHLLSPWGHAKGQKTRSKKKHSNRLIVQRRNAK
- the rpsS gene encoding 30S ribosomal protein S19; translation: MGRSLKKGPFINQKLLWKIDTQNEAGTKRPIKTWARASIIPPDFVGHTFLVHNGKDFISVYVTENMVGHRLGEFSPTRVFKGHGAHTAKVTK
- the rplV gene encoding 50S ribosomal protein L22; the encoded protein is MEVKSVTKFARISDLKAREVARAVQGMPVSQALSVLNFTPKKAALLIGKTLRSAIANAENNHELDADDLYIKSATATKGPVLKRIMPRARGSAAGIKKRMSHLTIVLAQKPEEKEEAKPKRAAKSKKAAEKA
- the rpsC gene encoding 30S ribosomal protein S3, producing MGQKVNPIGFRLAVNKDWRSKWYAPEKDYAEFLHADLAIRDYLKKKLSSAALAKIVIERAWNLVRVTLHTARPGLVIGRKGQEIEVMSNEISKMCGGKSVKIDILEIKQPEIDAQLVAESVATQLERRISFRRAMKRAVQTAMDMGADGIRIRCAGRLGGADIARAEQYRQGKVPLQTLRINIDYGFTEARTVYGIIGVKCWLNRKPEVEGAPAPERRQERRPRREGDRGDRGPRGGGGGGYRGGDRGDRGGDRQASAPAPAPAEAPAAQ
- the rplP gene encoding 50S ribosomal protein L16 codes for the protein MAMLPSRVKYRKTQRGSRAGNATTCNKISFGEYGLQALDRHWLKSNQIEACRVAITRHLKRKGSVFIRIFPHKPVTARPPETRMGKGKGAPEFWVAVVYPGTMLFEISGVSENLARDACRLAANKLGIRTRFVTRQSMMH
- the rpmC gene encoding 50S ribosomal protein L29 — translated: MKVQELRELTNEEIAVRRREARQELLHLSVQQASGQVENTGRFRQIKRGIAQMETILSERRLNIVVTSGPKKEKKAKAEAPAADKPAAKKAAKKAVKKAAKKAE
- the rpsQ gene encoding 30S ribosomal protein S17, with amino-acid sequence MSETQTSAATTEPRQAVKKTRVGVVVSDKMSKTIVVEVERRVPHALFKKIVRKTSKFYAHDEEAKAKIGDKVRIEETRPMSKLKRWKLVEVLAH
- the rplN gene encoding 50S ribosomal protein L14; translated protein: MLQMESEIAIADNTGARMAEMIGVIGRKNKRTADIGDIITAHVRVSTPTAQVKKGEVVRAVVVRTAAPIRRADGSVLRFDKNAIVIIDKDNNPRGSRIFGPVARELRDRNFMKIVSLAPEVL
- the rplX gene encoding 50S ribosomal protein L24, which produces MSRIKTHVKKGDLVEVTSGVEQGKQGHVLQVLPQKGYVLVEGVRMIKKSVRPSQDKPQGGFAEREGTIHISNVKVVESKK
- the rplE gene encoding 50S ribosomal protein L5, with product MQPELLTHYKEKVVDQLRKSLELENVHQVPRLEKIVLNCSVGKEPDRKQAIEDAVKEISLITGQKPVITLSKKAIANFKLREGEAIGVKVTLRGRRMYDFMMRLVKTAIPRIRDFRGVTPRAFDGRGNYTLGVAEQSIFPEIELDKIKRSLGFDVTFVTSTNNDDHAREMLRALGMPFRTRTQQPKKEEAASA
- the rpsH gene encoding 30S ribosomal protein S8; amino-acid sequence: MSVVTDPIADFLSRIKNASRAAKTEALVPFSRMKAEIARILQEEGYVWSYEVVTPEGGKPTIKVKLKYQGRTPAITDVKRVSKPGLRQYVGSDEVPKVLGGLGISILSTPKGVMTGAKARRAKVGGELLAQIW
- the rplF gene encoding 50S ribosomal protein L6, with translation MSRVGKQPIQLPDKVTVKVTDSNVHVEGPKGKLDYTLPEGVNVSQEGQNIVVKRESEDRKVRAMHGTVQRLISNMVQGVSAGFRKDLEIHGVGFRAAVKGTNLDLSLGYSHPLLHPIPKTLKVAVAENTKISIEGIDKQLVGQFAADVRNYYPPEPYKGKGVRYVGEYVRRKEGKSVK